Proteins encoded by one window of Vibrio algicola:
- the rlmH gene encoding 23S rRNA (pseudouridine(1915)-N(3))-methyltransferase RlmH, translating to MKIQLIAVGTKMPKWVETGFHEYQRRFPSDMPFDLIEISAGKRGKNADIARILQKEGEAMLAAVPKGNRIVTLDIPGKRWDTPELAAQLDAWKLDGRDVSILIGGPEGLAPACKAAADQSWSLSPLTLPHPLVRVIMAESLYRAWSVTANHPYHRE from the coding sequence ATGAAGATCCAACTCATTGCCGTCGGAACCAAAATGCCTAAATGGGTTGAAACTGGTTTTCATGAATACCAACGACGCTTTCCGAGTGATATGCCATTCGATCTTATCGAAATATCGGCCGGAAAACGTGGTAAAAATGCTGATATCGCGCGTATTTTACAAAAAGAAGGCGAAGCGATGTTGGCAGCAGTACCTAAAGGCAACCGCATTGTTACATTGGATATTCCAGGAAAACGTTGGGACACACCAGAGCTGGCTGCGCAATTAGATGCCTGGAAACTTGATGGCCGTGATGTTTCTATTTTAATCGGAGGCCCTGAAGGGTTAGCGCCAGCATGTAAAGCAGCAGCCGATCAAAGTTGGTCATTATCGCCACTGACGCTACCACATCCACTAGTTCGCGTGATCATGGCCGAAAGCTTATACCGCGCTTGGAGCGTAACCGCCAATCATCCTTACCACCGAGAATAA